A genomic window from Acetobacter sp. includes:
- the trpB gene encoding tryptophan synthase subunit beta, translated as MTDGVRADSLPNSLRNGPNASGHFGDGLGGRFVAETLMPLLLELDEAYKVAKADPAFHKELAFYLKDYVGRPSPLWFAKRLTDELGGAKIYMKREELNHTGSHKLNNVMGQILLARRMGRTRIVAETGAGQHGVATATVCALFGMKCVIYMGATDVERQMPNVFRMKLLGAEVVPVTAGAGTLKDAMNEAMRDWVANISDTYFLVGTVAGPHPYPAMVRDFQSVIGDEVKVQMQEAEGRLPDVIVAAIGGGSNAMGIFHPFLDDPSVRLIGVEAAGHGLDSGKTAASIERGSRGVLHGNRTYLLQDENGQITEAHSISAGLDYPGVGPEHSWLYEIGRAEYVGITDDEALEAFQACTRAEGIIPALESAHAVAHAVKIAPTLSPETLLVINISGRGDKDIFTVAEHLGVKL; from the coding sequence TCCGGCCATTTCGGCGACGGGTTGGGCGGGCGGTTTGTCGCGGAAACGCTCATGCCCCTGCTCCTTGAGCTGGATGAAGCCTACAAGGTGGCCAAGGCCGATCCGGCCTTTCACAAGGAACTGGCTTTCTACCTCAAGGACTATGTAGGCCGTCCCTCTCCGCTGTGGTTCGCGAAACGCCTGACCGACGAACTCGGCGGCGCGAAAATCTACATGAAGCGCGAGGAGCTGAACCACACCGGCTCCCATAAACTCAACAACGTGATGGGTCAGATTCTGCTCGCCCGTCGCATGGGCCGCACACGCATCGTCGCCGAGACCGGCGCAGGTCAGCACGGCGTCGCCACGGCCACAGTCTGCGCGCTGTTCGGCATGAAATGCGTGATCTACATGGGCGCGACCGATGTGGAACGGCAGATGCCAAACGTGTTCCGCATGAAGCTGCTCGGCGCGGAAGTCGTGCCGGTCACGGCGGGCGCAGGCACGCTGAAGGACGCCATGAACGAGGCGATGCGTGACTGGGTCGCCAACATAAGCGACACCTATTTCCTTGTCGGCACGGTTGCCGGTCCGCACCCGTATCCCGCCATGGTGCGCGACTTCCAGAGCGTGATCGGTGACGAAGTGAAGGTGCAGATGCAGGAAGCCGAGGGCCGCCTGCCGGATGTGATCGTCGCGGCCATTGGTGGCGGCTCGAACGCAATGGGCATCTTCCATCCGTTCCTCGACGACCCTTCCGTCAGGCTGATCGGTGTTGAAGCTGCCGGCCACGGTCTGGACAGCGGCAAGACAGCCGCCTCCATCGAGCGCGGCTCGCGCGGCGTGCTGCACGGCAACCGCACTTATCTGTTGCAAGACGAAAACGGCCAGATCACCGAGGCGCACTCCATCAGCGCCGGTCTGGACTATCCCGGTGTCGGTCCTGAGCATTCCTGGCTGTATGAAATCGGTCGCGCCGAATATGTCGGCATCACCGATGACGAGGCGCTGGAGGCGTTCCAGGCCTGCACCCGCGCCGAGGGCATCATTCCCGCGCTGGAATCCGCCCATGCTGTCGCCCACGCGGTCAAGATCGCGCCGACGCTGAGCCCGGAGACCCTGCTCGTCATCAACATCTCGGGCCGTGGAGACAAGGACATCTTCACTGTCGCCGAACATCTGGGAGTGAAGCTGTGA
- a CDS encoding cytochrome c3 family protein, which yields MRRNARLSIAAVCAAASIVGGAVWWSVSGAPYSAQSLPLMPLTFTHQDHGAFNCVVCHHNYTEPKLASWPFQHCIECHKKTPELAPIIERQFHQQCEGCHLKLKREKRASGPVRACHACHAEERPPRF from the coding sequence ATGCGACGCAACGCGCGATTAAGCATCGCGGCAGTCTGTGCCGCAGCCAGCATTGTCGGCGGTGCGGTCTGGTGGAGCGTCAGCGGGGCTCCGTACTCAGCGCAATCACTGCCTCTGATGCCGCTGACCTTTACGCATCAGGATCATGGCGCATTCAACTGCGTGGTCTGCCACCATAATTATACCGAGCCCAAACTGGCGTCATGGCCATTTCAGCATTGTATTGAATGCCACAAGAAGACGCCAGAACTGGCCCCGATCATCGAGCGACAGTTTCATCAGCAATGTGAAGGCTGTCACCTGAAGCTAAAGCGGGAAAAGCGGGCTTCAGGACCGGTTCGGGCTTGTCATGCGTGCCATGCGGAAGAGCGGCCTCCGCGATTCTGA
- a CDS encoding ferric reductase-like transmembrane domain-containing protein produces the protein MPGWIALAALLALLCTAFLLVCVFAAGQPGTAGLWDVTMIGGYSALFALFQMFFLTGRPLDRPVYEGRFFLRLHEYTAYLILLLVIAHVIGGVWAEPLLWRDIWPPVLPVMQTGALASLLLVILAVVSQPRWKLAVFRNARIFRYCHYGLAAILLCVTGLHAWQAGFRIATPALTFSLVGMSALALAVPLLVRALPVQSRRGEKRLRNTAALAVPVVIILGCVGLLVPVLCAMWLNR, from the coding sequence ATGCCGGGATGGATCGCTCTCGCTGCACTGCTCGCGCTGCTCTGCACCGCATTCCTGCTGGTATGCGTCTTTGCGGCGGGACAACCCGGCACAGCAGGCCTATGGGATGTTACGATGATCGGCGGTTATTCCGCCCTATTCGCGCTTTTCCAGATGTTTTTTCTCACAGGTCGACCACTTGACAGGCCTGTGTATGAAGGAAGGTTCTTCCTCCGCCTGCATGAATATACGGCCTACCTGATCCTTTTACTGGTCATCGCGCATGTGATCGGAGGCGTGTGGGCGGAACCTCTGCTCTGGCGCGACATCTGGCCGCCCGTCTTGCCCGTCATGCAAACGGGTGCTCTCGCCAGCCTGCTTCTTGTCATTCTTGCTGTTGTGTCGCAACCCCGCTGGAAGCTGGCTGTTTTCCGTAACGCCCGCATCTTCCGTTACTGCCATTACGGTCTGGCGGCGATCCTGCTGTGTGTGACCGGCCTTCATGCATGGCAGGCGGGTTTTCGGATCGCCACACCTGCCTTGACATTCAGCCTGGTCGGGATGAGTGCGCTGGCTCTGGCTGTACCGTTGCTGGTACGGGCCTTGCCGGTTCAGAGTCGCCGGGGCGAGAAGCGTCTGAGAAATACGGCCGCGCTGGCCGTGCCTGTGGTCATCATTCTGGGGTGTGTCGGGCTGCTTGTGCCGGTATTATGCGCCATGTGGCTCAACAGATAA
- the trpA gene encoding tryptophan synthase subunit alpha, translated as MSRIARRFAALKQEGRGALIPYLEACDPDFQTSLDLLKAMPEAGADLIEIGMPFSDPSADGPVIQFAARRGLKAGATLPRLFEMVKSFREQDNDTPIILMGYLNPIEAYGLDRFCVDASAAGVDGLIIVDMPPEEAGPMQSPAKAAGLDIIRLIAPTTDDNRLKLVLSHASGFVYYVSITGITGTRSASDEDLRAALPRIRAATDLPIAIGFGIRTPEQAASASRIADGAVVASALLATLAQTLDPSEQATPSTLPSVLTQLRELAAAVRA; from the coding sequence GTGAGCCGCATCGCCCGCCGCTTTGCGGCGCTGAAACAGGAAGGGCGCGGTGCGCTCATTCCCTATCTCGAAGCCTGCGATCCCGATTTCCAGACGTCGCTCGATCTGCTGAAGGCGATGCCGGAAGCCGGTGCGGACCTGATCGAGATCGGCATGCCGTTCTCCGATCCTTCCGCCGACGGTCCGGTCATCCAGTTTGCCGCCCGTCGTGGTCTGAAGGCTGGCGCCACGTTGCCGCGCCTGTTCGAGATGGTGAAGTCCTTCCGCGAGCAGGATAACGACACGCCGATCATCCTGATGGGCTACCTGAACCCGATCGAGGCTTATGGTCTCGACAGGTTCTGCGTGGATGCGTCCGCCGCTGGTGTGGATGGCCTCATCATCGTGGACATGCCACCGGAAGAAGCTGGGCCGATGCAGAGTCCGGCCAAAGCAGCCGGTTTGGACATCATCCGCCTGATCGCGCCGACAACAGACGATAACCGCCTGAAGCTGGTGCTCAGTCATGCTTCGGGCTTCGTCTACTATGTGAGCATCACCGGCATTACCGGCACGCGCTCGGCCAGCGACGAGGATCTGCGGGCGGCGCTGCCCCGTATCCGTGCTGCGACGGACCTGCCGATTGCTATCGGCTTCGGTATCCGCACGCCGGAGCAGGCGGCGTCTGCCTCGCGTATTGCGGATGGCGCAGTGGTGGCCTCGGCTCTGCTGGCTACGCTGGCGCAAACGCTGGACCCAAGCGAGCAGGCAACCCCGTCTACGCTGCCATCCGTTCTGACCCAGTTGCGGGAACTGGCAGCGGCTGTTCGGGCCTGA